A single genomic interval of Armigeres subalbatus isolate Guangzhou_Male chromosome 1, GZ_Asu_2, whole genome shotgun sequence harbors:
- the LOC134225359 gene encoding uncharacterized protein LOC134225359 isoform X2: MAVSHAITKLNESYDPALSVADEYGDCCAAEVSIMETRTLLFAVYISPGTTLKQKKYFLVRNLIKYTHVAMPVVVSGDFNIDVTKEENRDFIWFMKQFLYLDCASDPTIATTLGGTCLDLTFTRNVSVECRRYCTYFSYHRPILSILAVSREPMPSQ, from the exons ATGGCCGTTTCTCACGCCATTACGAAGCTCAATGAAAGCTATGACCCAGCATTGAGTGTAGCAGACGAATATGGGGACTGCTGTGCTGCAGAGGTTTCAATCATGGAAACCCGCACGTTACTGTTTGCGGTATATATTTCACCAG gTACCACCCTGAAGCAAAAGAAATATTTCTTAGTGCGCAACCTCATAAAGTACACCCATGTTGCCATGCCCGTGGTAGTGTCGGGAGACTTTAATATTGATGTGACGAAAGAGGAGAACAGAGATTTCATCTGGTTCATGAAGCAGTTTCTCTATCTGGATTGTGCTTCGGATCCAACTATAGCGACTACTCTGGGTGGCACATGTCTCGATCTAACGTTCACCCGGAACGTAAGTGTGGAATGCAGGAGATACTGCACGTACTTCTCCTACCACCGGCCTATTTTGTCGATTCTTGCGGTGTCCCGAg AACCGATGCCATCCCAGTGA
- the LOC134225359 gene encoding uncharacterized protein LOC134225359 isoform X1, translated as MAVSHAITKLNESYDPALSVADEYGDCCAAEVSIMETRTLLFAVYISPGTTLKQKKYFLVRNLIKYTHVAMPVVVSGDFNIDVTKEENRDFIWFMKQFLYLDCASDPTIATTLGGTCLDLTFTRNVSVECRRYCTYFSYHRPILSILAVSRGKTNDLELNIVLFISYVILF; from the exons ATGGCCGTTTCTCACGCCATTACGAAGCTCAATGAAAGCTATGACCCAGCATTGAGTGTAGCAGACGAATATGGGGACTGCTGTGCTGCAGAGGTTTCAATCATGGAAACCCGCACGTTACTGTTTGCGGTATATATTTCACCAG gTACCACCCTGAAGCAAAAGAAATATTTCTTAGTGCGCAACCTCATAAAGTACACCCATGTTGCCATGCCCGTGGTAGTGTCGGGAGACTTTAATATTGATGTGACGAAAGAGGAGAACAGAGATTTCATCTGGTTCATGAAGCAGTTTCTCTATCTGGATTGTGCTTCGGATCCAACTATAGCGACTACTCTGGGTGGCACATGTCTCGATCTAACGTTCACCCGGAACGTAAGTGTGGAATGCAGGAGATACTGCACGTACTTCTCCTACCACCGGCCTATTTTGTCGATTCTTGCGGTGTCCCGAggtaaaactaatgatttagaaTTAAACATAGTTCTCTTCATCAGTTATGTTATTTTATTCTAG